One genomic segment of Corynebacterium durum includes these proteins:
- a CDS encoding asparaginase: MTKKIVVFTTGGTIACTAGPDGALIPTVSGEDLVRPVAERFADSSIVCEVRELTRLDSSSMTFADVDEIVAAVQEAFDDPETTGVVVTHGTDSMEETAIAVDTFHSDSRPVVFTGAQKPSNHPEADGPENLFDAIVIAADDSARDIGCLIVFNHAVIPARGAVKWHTSDNLAFATNGPEEPTRPDPILPHPLAGIQVDIIPAYAGAPRTLIDAAVAAGSQGLVIEAMGAGNVGREMALGVADALDQGIPVIITTRVPRGEVHGSYGGAGGGATLAAKGALGSTYFRAAQARVLLAIALATGHHPATLF; this comes from the coding sequence ATGACTAAGAAGATTGTTGTGTTCACCACAGGCGGCACGATTGCGTGTACAGCGGGCCCAGATGGTGCTCTCATTCCGACGGTGAGCGGCGAGGATTTGGTGCGCCCGGTGGCGGAGCGTTTCGCGGATTCGTCGATTGTGTGTGAGGTTCGGGAGCTTACTCGCCTTGATTCGTCGAGCATGACGTTTGCTGACGTGGATGAGATTGTGGCGGCGGTGCAGGAAGCGTTCGATGATCCGGAGACCACGGGGGTCGTCGTCACGCATGGTACGGATTCGATGGAGGAGACGGCGATTGCTGTGGATACGTTCCATAGCGATTCTCGCCCGGTGGTGTTCACGGGTGCGCAGAAGCCGTCGAATCACCCGGAGGCGGATGGTCCAGAGAATTTATTTGATGCGATTGTGATTGCTGCGGATGATTCCGCGCGCGATATTGGCTGTCTCATTGTGTTTAATCATGCGGTGATTCCGGCCCGGGGCGCGGTGAAGTGGCATACGTCGGATAATTTGGCGTTTGCGACCAATGGTCCGGAAGAGCCAACTCGCCCGGATCCGATTCTTCCGCACCCGCTCGCGGGTATTCAGGTGGATATTATTCCCGCGTATGCTGGCGCGCCGCGCACGCTTATCGACGCCGCGGTTGCTGCAGGTTCGCAGGGGCTGGTGATTGAGGCGATGGGCGCAGGCAATGTAGGCCGCGAGATGGCCCTGGGCGTGGCGGATGCACTGGACCAGGGTATTCCTGTGATTATTACGACCCGCGTCCCCCGTGGTGAGGTGCATGGATCATATGGTGGCGCTGGTGGCGGCGCAACGCTGGCAGCGAAAGGCGCGCTGGGGTCAACGTATTTCCGTGCGGCTCAGGCGCGGGTGCTGTTGGCTATTGCACTTGCGACGGGCCACCATCCCGCAACCCTTTTTTAA
- a CDS encoding HAD family acid phosphatase: MQEAAIFDMDGTLCDVRSIRHYVQYKPNHRNFHKFHGESINCPTYPEVKELFLKLQQQGLAMLVVTARTSDYSMLTNLWLREQGLHCDEMYMRERRDQRPDAEVKADLLVEIQRSYQPVLAVDDREHVAAVWRAAGIPVIMVAEDGSLHPDA, encoded by the coding sequence ATGCAAGAAGCTGCGATCTTTGACATGGACGGAACACTGTGCGACGTGCGCTCTATCCGGCACTATGTCCAATACAAACCGAATCACCGCAACTTTCATAAGTTCCACGGCGAGTCCATCAATTGCCCCACATATCCAGAGGTGAAAGAACTTTTTCTCAAGCTCCAGCAGCAGGGGCTAGCGATGCTCGTGGTGACCGCGCGCACCTCGGACTACTCCATGCTCACGAACCTGTGGCTGCGCGAACAGGGCCTTCACTGCGACGAGATGTATATGCGGGAGCGGCGTGACCAGCGCCCCGACGCCGAGGTCAAAGCCGACCTTCTGGTTGAGATTCAGCGCAGCTACCAACCCGTCCTGGCTGTCGACGACCGCGAGCATGTCGCCGCTGTCTGGCGCGCCGCAGGTATACCTGTGATCATGGTGGCCGAAGACGGCAGCCTCCACCCGGACGCATAA
- a CDS encoding DUF6263 family protein: MSVVCCVVAASLLVASCGSNSSSEDPAAAQQTISLPVDAPRITLTNPGSGEQQVLAFSGAPEQSVPVTVTSGFRQQTLSGDDAATLSESPESPSGAVDSTFSSTVSVAAGQGEEEDVVLTFNDLNAGKEDMSSASGFTMAWDRAKSGQVSMVRFGAPTGATDEARAVVERQAMRMLSLPVVFPTDAVGVGAQWTVDSRVAGESAMLQTLTYTLTSVKDSTVELDVSVEQRPTVGAIPIDGGGELKVLSSRTASAGHLRLDLSQALPPAGNVEFTTRVIHGQDDSPTRVTQDSSTALTFGNP; this comes from the coding sequence ATGTCAGTTGTATGCTGCGTCGTTGCTGCGTCGTTGCTGGTGGCGTCGTGTGGATCGAATTCCTCATCGGAGGATCCGGCAGCGGCCCAGCAGACCATTTCGCTGCCTGTCGACGCCCCCCGCATCACCCTCACCAACCCCGGTTCGGGCGAACAGCAGGTGCTGGCGTTTTCCGGCGCGCCCGAGCAGTCCGTCCCCGTGACGGTGACCAGCGGGTTTAGGCAGCAGACGCTGTCGGGTGACGACGCCGCGACACTCTCCGAGTCACCCGAGTCGCCGTCAGGTGCTGTGGATTCGACGTTTTCCTCCACAGTGTCAGTAGCAGCTGGACAGGGCGAAGAGGAAGATGTGGTGCTCACCTTCAACGACCTCAACGCGGGCAAAGAGGACATGTCCTCAGCATCGGGATTCACCATGGCGTGGGATCGCGCTAAATCCGGCCAGGTGAGTATGGTGCGTTTCGGCGCACCGACGGGAGCCACGGATGAGGCGCGCGCTGTGGTGGAACGCCAGGCCATGCGCATGCTGTCCCTACCGGTGGTGTTTCCCACCGATGCCGTGGGTGTGGGCGCCCAGTGGACAGTGGATAGCCGGGTGGCTGGGGAATCCGCTATGCTGCAAACGCTGACGTACACGCTAACTTCTGTGAAGGATTCGACCGTTGAGCTGGATGTTTCGGTGGAACAGCGCCCCACCGTGGGCGCTATTCCCATTGATGGCGGCGGCGAGCTGAAAGTGCTGAGTTCCCGCACTGCCTCGGCGGGTCACTTGCGTCTTGATCTCTCCCAGGCGTTGCCTCCGGCGGGGAACGTGGAGTTCACCACACGCGTGATACACGGTCAGGATGACTCCCCGACCCGAGTGACCCAGGACTCCTCCACTGCTCTCACGTTCGGCAATCCTTAA
- a CDS encoding RluA family pseudouridine synthase, translating to MSNRESRHLMVPEGLDGMRVDAALAKLLGISRTVAAELAQAGDVLVDGAAVGKSDRLAADTWLDVTLPAAPEPLLPKAEPVEGMDILHSDDDIIVVNKPVGVAAHPTVGWEGPSVIGGLAAAGYRISTSGPPERKGIVQRLDVGTSGVMVVAASERAYTVLKRAFRDRSVTKTYHALVQGHPDPLQGTIEAPIGRHPSAGWRFAVTTDGKHSVTHYNTLEAFREATLLEIHLETGRTHQIRVHFSALHHPCCGDPMYGSDPALSARLGLDRQWLHAVSLGFTHPADGRYVEFHAPYPDDLQGALDVLRQG from the coding sequence ATGAGTAACCGTGAGAGTCGGCACCTCATGGTTCCTGAAGGGCTCGACGGCATGCGGGTCGATGCCGCGCTGGCGAAACTCCTGGGTATTTCCCGAACCGTCGCCGCCGAACTCGCGCAAGCTGGTGATGTGCTTGTCGACGGCGCGGCCGTCGGCAAGTCTGACCGGCTCGCCGCCGATACCTGGCTCGACGTCACCCTGCCCGCAGCCCCCGAGCCGCTGCTGCCCAAAGCCGAACCCGTCGAAGGCATGGACATCCTCCACTCCGACGACGACATCATCGTGGTGAACAAACCCGTCGGCGTGGCTGCGCACCCCACCGTCGGCTGGGAAGGACCGTCCGTGATCGGCGGGCTCGCCGCCGCTGGTTACCGCATCTCCACCTCGGGGCCGCCCGAACGCAAAGGCATAGTACAACGGCTCGACGTGGGTACGTCCGGGGTGATGGTGGTCGCAGCCTCCGAACGCGCCTACACCGTGCTCAAACGCGCCTTCCGGGACCGCAGCGTCACCAAAACCTACCACGCACTCGTGCAAGGGCACCCCGATCCGCTGCAAGGAACCATCGAAGCACCCATCGGGCGGCACCCCTCAGCAGGCTGGCGATTCGCCGTGACCACCGACGGCAAGCACTCCGTCACCCACTACAACACCCTCGAAGCCTTCCGCGAGGCAACGCTGCTGGAAATACACCTGGAAACCGGCCGCACCCACCAAATCCGCGTCCACTTCTCCGCCCTGCACCACCCCTGCTGCGGCGATCCCATGTACGGCTCCGACCCGGCGCTGTCCGCACGCCTCGGGCTCGACCGGCAATGGCTGCACGCCGTCAGCCTCGGATTCACGCACCCCGCCGACGGCCGCTACGTTGAATTCCACGCCCCCTATCCCGACGACCTGCAAGGCGCCCTGGATGTCCTTAGACAAGGTTGA
- the dnaE gene encoding DNA polymerase III subunit alpha, with amino-acid sequence MSNSSFVHLHNHTEYSMLDGMAKVDMLAAEVKRQGMPAVGITDHGNMFGSDAFYQKMVAEGIKPIIGIEAYLAPESRFNKNRIRWGEPHQKSDDVSASGAYLHQTMIAETATGLQNLFYLSSMASYEGQLGKWPRMDADLIAENATGIIATTGCPSGDVQTRLRLGQFDEALEAAAMWQDIYGKENYFLELMDHGLDIENRVRSELLEIGRKLDLPPLVTNDCHYVLQDQAHAHEVMLCVQTGKTMQDPDRFKFDGDGYFIKSAAEMRATWDNLVPGACDNTLLIAERVQDYSKLWEAHPHDRMPIASVPDGHTPTSWLTHEVMEGLKERFDGGIVPQVYIDRANYEIEVIDMKGYPSYFLIVADLIKHARSIGIRVGPGRGSAAGALVAYALTITNIDPIKHGLLFERFLNPERPSAPDIDIDFDDRRRGEMIRYAADNWGEDKVAQVITFGTVKTKQALKDSARALFGQPGYQIADRITKALPPAIMAKDIPLYGIMDPEHERYGEAGEVRGLIENDPDVRNIYETARGLEGVVRQAGVHACAVIMASVPLLDCIPMWKRPADGALITGWPYPSCEAIGLLKMDFLGLRNLTVIGDCIENIKTNRGIDLDLEALETEDVPTYELLSRGDTLGVFQLDSGGMRELLKRMEPTCFDDIVAALALYRPGPMGVGAHWAYADRKNGREEITPIHPELEEPLREILDETYGLIVYQEQIMRISQKVANYTAGQADGFRKAMGKKKPEVLAKEFVTFEAGMKENGFSSEAIKALWDTIEPFAAYAFNKSHAAGYGLVSFWTGYLKANYTSEYMAALLTSVADRKDKSAIYLADCRHLGIRVLSPDVNESAYTYQSVGEDIRFGLGAVRNVGEDVVASIVNSRGKIGKFKDFSHYLESIDTVACSKRVTESLIKAGAFDSLGHPRKGLALIHEDAVDAVISTKKAADKGQFDLFAGFGDSGGDSGGVDNFFAVQVPDEEWERKHELALEREMLGLYVSGHPLDGYEEAIAAQTDTELTTILGGELKHGTEVVIGGIISSVDRRFSKKDGSPWAIVTVEDHNGASVELLVFNKLYALVSPQIVEDNIILAKAHISIRDDRMSLFCDDLKTPDLGPGNGAGLPLRLTMRTDQCTMPTIAKLKQVLVANSGDSDVYLKLVDGDESTLMILGDHLRVTRSASLMGDLKAAMGPGILG; translated from the coding sequence ATGAGCAACTCTTCCTTCGTGCACCTACATAACCACACTGAGTACTCGATGCTGGACGGGATGGCGAAGGTGGACATGCTGGCTGCTGAGGTGAAGCGGCAGGGTATGCCTGCGGTAGGGATCACCGACCACGGCAACATGTTCGGGTCGGACGCGTTTTACCAGAAGATGGTGGCGGAGGGGATTAAACCGATTATCGGTATTGAGGCGTACTTGGCGCCGGAATCGCGGTTCAATAAGAATCGTATTCGGTGGGGCGAGCCGCATCAGAAATCGGATGACGTTTCGGCATCGGGTGCTTATTTGCACCAAACCATGATCGCGGAGACCGCAACCGGATTGCAAAATCTGTTTTACCTTTCCTCTATGGCGTCATATGAGGGGCAGTTGGGTAAATGGCCCCGCATGGATGCTGATCTTATTGCGGAGAACGCCACCGGGATTATCGCTACTACGGGGTGTCCGTCGGGGGATGTACAAACCCGTTTACGCCTGGGGCAGTTTGATGAGGCGCTGGAAGCCGCCGCCATGTGGCAGGACATTTACGGCAAGGAAAATTACTTCCTGGAGCTGATGGACCACGGCTTGGATATTGAAAATCGTGTGCGTTCTGAGCTGCTGGAAATTGGTAGGAAACTCGATTTGCCGCCGCTGGTGACCAACGACTGCCACTATGTTCTGCAAGACCAGGCCCACGCGCACGAAGTGATGCTTTGTGTGCAAACCGGCAAAACAATGCAAGACCCGGATCGCTTCAAATTCGACGGCGATGGGTACTTTATTAAATCCGCCGCGGAAATGCGCGCGACCTGGGATAACCTTGTGCCCGGTGCCTGCGATAATACGCTGCTGATTGCCGAACGCGTACAGGATTACAGCAAACTCTGGGAAGCGCATCCGCACGATCGCATGCCCATTGCCAGTGTTCCTGACGGGCACACGCCCACATCATGGTTGACGCATGAAGTGATGGAAGGGCTGAAAGAGCGTTTCGACGGCGGGATAGTTCCGCAGGTCTATATTGACCGCGCGAACTACGAAATTGAGGTTATTGATATGAAGGGCTATCCTTCATACTTCCTCATCGTGGCGGATTTGATTAAACACGCGCGCTCCATTGGTATTCGCGTGGGGCCGGGCCGTGGTTCCGCTGCCGGTGCTTTGGTGGCGTATGCGCTGACCATCACGAACATCGACCCGATTAAACACGGCCTGCTGTTTGAGAGGTTCCTCAACCCGGAACGACCCTCTGCACCCGATATTGATATTGACTTTGACGACCGTCGGCGCGGCGAAATGATTCGCTACGCTGCCGACAACTGGGGCGAGGATAAAGTCGCGCAGGTGATCACCTTTGGCACGGTGAAAACAAAACAAGCGTTGAAAGACTCCGCGCGCGCACTCTTTGGGCAGCCTGGCTACCAAATCGCCGATCGCATTACCAAGGCATTGCCGCCCGCGATTATGGCCAAAGATATTCCGCTGTACGGCATCATGGACCCAGAACACGAACGCTATGGCGAAGCCGGTGAGGTGCGCGGGCTCATTGAGAATGATCCCGATGTGCGCAACATTTACGAAACCGCGCGGGGGTTGGAGGGCGTCGTTAGGCAGGCCGGCGTGCACGCCTGTGCCGTGATTATGGCGAGCGTGCCGCTGCTCGACTGCATCCCCATGTGGAAGCGGCCTGCCGACGGCGCGCTGATCACCGGCTGGCCGTATCCCTCTTGCGAGGCCATTGGCCTGCTGAAAATGGACTTCCTGGGGCTGCGCAACCTCACCGTTATCGGCGACTGCATTGAAAACATCAAAACCAACCGCGGCATTGACCTGGACCTGGAAGCCCTGGAAACCGAGGACGTGCCCACCTACGAACTTCTTTCGCGCGGCGACACCCTGGGCGTGTTCCAGCTGGACTCCGGTGGCATGCGTGAGCTGTTGAAACGTATGGAACCCACCTGCTTTGACGACATCGTCGCCGCTCTAGCGCTGTACCGCCCCGGGCCCATGGGTGTGGGCGCGCACTGGGCGTACGCTGACCGCAAAAACGGCCGCGAAGAAATCACGCCCATCCACCCCGAACTTGAAGAACCACTGCGGGAAATTCTCGACGAAACGTATGGTCTGATCGTGTACCAAGAGCAGATCATGCGTATTTCCCAAAAAGTGGCCAACTACACCGCCGGACAAGCAGACGGATTCCGCAAAGCCATGGGTAAGAAAAAGCCCGAAGTGCTGGCCAAGGAATTTGTCACCTTTGAAGCCGGGATGAAAGAAAACGGCTTCTCGTCCGAGGCCATCAAAGCTTTGTGGGACACCATCGAACCGTTCGCCGCCTACGCGTTCAACAAATCGCACGCCGCGGGCTACGGGCTGGTGTCTTTCTGGACGGGGTACCTCAAAGCCAACTACACCTCCGAATACATGGCCGCGTTGCTCACCTCCGTGGCAGACCGCAAAGATAAGTCCGCTATATACCTCGCTGACTGTAGACACTTGGGTATCCGAGTATTGTCACCTGACGTAAATGAATCTGCCTACACGTACCAATCCGTGGGTGAAGATATTCGCTTCGGACTCGGCGCAGTTCGCAATGTTGGTGAAGATGTTGTGGCCTCGATTGTGAACAGCCGTGGGAAAATCGGGAAATTCAAAGACTTCTCCCACTATTTGGAATCCATTGACACGGTAGCCTGCAGCAAACGTGTCACCGAATCCCTGATCAAAGCCGGTGCCTTCGATTCACTTGGGCACCCACGAAAAGGCTTAGCGCTCATCCACGAAGACGCCGTGGATGCCGTAATCTCCACCAAAAAAGCCGCCGATAAAGGGCAATTTGACCTCTTTGCCGGATTTGGCGACAGCGGCGGGGATAGCGGGGGAGTAGATAACTTCTTTGCAGTGCAGGTCCCCGATGAAGAATGGGAACGCAAACACGAACTCGCACTCGAACGCGAAATGCTCGGACTCTACGTATCCGGGCACCCGCTTGACGGATACGAAGAAGCCATTGCTGCGCAAACCGACACCGAACTCACCACCATTCTCGGCGGCGAACTTAAACACGGCACCGAAGTAGTCATCGGTGGAATCATCTCCTCCGTTGACCGGCGATTCAGCAAAAAAGACGGCTCACCCTGGGCGATTGTCACCGTTGAAGACCACAACGGCGCATCCGTGGAACTCCTGGTATTCAACAAACTCTACGCCCTGGTCAGCCCGCAAATTGTCGAAGACAATATCATTCTGGCCAAAGCACACATATCCATCCGCGACGACCGCATGAGTCTCTTCTGCGACGATTTGAAAACCCCCGATCTTGGACCAGGAAACGGAGCCGGACTACCACTCCGCCTGACTATGCGCACCGACCAATGCACCATGCCCACCATCGCGAAACTGAAACAAGTACTCGTGGCCAATTCCGGCGACTCAGACGTGTACCTCAAACTCGTTGACGGCGACGAAAGCACACTTATGATCCTCGGTGACCACCTTCGCGTCACCCGATCCGCAAGCCTTATGGGCGACCTCAAAGCCGCCATGGGGCCGGGGATATTGGGGTAG
- the rarD gene encoding EamA family transporter RarD — MLYTVLAYLIWGSFPAFFPLLKPAAPLEILAHRVVWTAVFMLILIVATKAIRELRAADRRTWLSIGAASIIIAVNWLLYVIAVNSGHVSDAAFGYFINPLVNVLLGMVFLGERLRNLQKISVTIAACAVIMLTIASGQPPLLGLGLAFSFGFYGLIKKRVNVSAAASLAAETMVLFPIALLYLVFLTTQHQSTFTGFGAGHTALLISAGLVTAVPLLLFGLGAKMIPLSTVGMLQYMTPTMQMLWAVFVVDEQLTPIRWVGFVIIWISVAIYLTDIVVARRSTA, encoded by the coding sequence ATGCTTTACACTGTGCTGGCCTACTTGATCTGGGGTTCGTTCCCCGCGTTCTTCCCGTTGTTGAAGCCAGCAGCCCCGCTGGAGATCTTGGCGCATCGTGTGGTGTGGACTGCCGTGTTCATGCTCATCTTGATTGTCGCGACGAAGGCGATTCGGGAGCTGCGGGCGGCGGATCGTCGTACGTGGTTGAGTATTGGCGCGGCGTCGATAATTATTGCGGTGAATTGGCTGTTGTATGTGATTGCGGTGAACTCGGGGCACGTGTCGGACGCGGCGTTCGGCTATTTTATTAACCCTCTGGTGAATGTGCTGCTGGGCATGGTGTTTCTTGGCGAGCGGCTGCGTAACCTGCAGAAGATCAGCGTGACCATTGCCGCCTGTGCGGTTATCATGCTCACCATCGCTAGTGGTCAGCCGCCGTTGTTGGGGTTGGGGCTGGCGTTTAGTTTCGGCTTTTACGGCCTGATCAAAAAACGCGTGAATGTCTCGGCGGCGGCGAGTCTCGCGGCGGAAACGATGGTGCTTTTCCCTATCGCGCTGCTGTACCTGGTGTTTTTGACGACCCAACACCAAAGCACGTTCACGGGTTTCGGCGCGGGGCACACGGCACTGCTGATCAGTGCCGGCCTTGTGACCGCGGTTCCGCTGCTGTTGTTCGGCTTGGGTGCCAAGATGATTCCCCTGTCCACGGTCGGAATGTTGCAGTATATGACACCGACGATGCAGATGTTGTGGGCGGTGTTCGTGGTGGATGAGCAGCTGACGCCGATCCGCTGGGTGGGCTTCGTGATCATTTGGATCTCGGTCGCCATTTACCTCACCGACATTGTTGTGGCACGCCGTTCCACCGCTTAA
- the lspA gene encoding signal peptidase II, with protein MLAIAITVGIIDQITKIIVLARLEPGVAYPIIGDWFRFFLIFNSGAAFSFGQGMTWIFTLIQLGYIIAIAFYAPRIRTLTTAVSLALVAGGALGNLIDRLFRAPAFFVGHVVDFISVGSFAIFNVADSAITVGVALFVVSAFLDARRQGAATESEVAR; from the coding sequence ATGCTGGCCATCGCCATCACCGTGGGCATCATCGATCAGATAACAAAAATAATCGTCCTCGCACGGCTAGAACCGGGCGTGGCGTACCCCATCATTGGTGACTGGTTCCGCTTCTTTCTCATCTTCAACTCTGGTGCCGCCTTCTCCTTCGGGCAGGGCATGACTTGGATTTTTACCCTGATACAGCTTGGCTACATCATTGCCATCGCCTTCTATGCGCCGCGCATACGCACCCTGACCACCGCCGTGAGCCTCGCGCTGGTTGCCGGTGGGGCTTTGGGGAACCTCATTGACCGGCTCTTCCGGGCGCCAGCGTTTTTTGTGGGGCACGTGGTGGACTTCATCTCTGTTGGGTCCTTCGCCATTTTCAACGTCGCCGACAGCGCCATCACCGTCGGCGTCGCGCTGTTCGTTGTGTCCGCCTTCCTGGATGCGCGGCGACAGGGGGCTGCTACGGAAAGTGAGGTGGCGCGATGA
- a CDS encoding DNA polymerase IV: protein MQRWVLHIDMDAFFASVEQLTRPTLRGRPVVVGGVDGRGVVAGASYEARTFGVRSATPMHQAKALIGLSAVVVRPRMVVYKAASKRVFELVARHAGVIEQLSVDEAFMEPTALIGATENEVREWGEGLRRLIREETGLTSSIGAGSGKQYAKIASGQAKPDGVFVVPRAREHELLDPLPVRKLWGIGPVAETKLQRIGVATIGDFAKLSGVEVDMTLGSTVGRALWQLAKGHDDRPVEPRAIAKQISAEHTYSKDLTTVADIDAAIDRAASGAYRRLLTDGRGARTVTLKLKMADFRIESRSQSLLYATDDEATLRAMAHKLARYPDETGPVRLVGVGFSNLEAARQNVLFPELDQQVSTPEVDSDYETGVRAHNHDEVVEITEPSVAAQWFNTQDVWHPEYGHGWVQGAGHGIVSVRFETRTTERGITRTFPDDDPDLIAADPLNSLEWADWFEKQI from the coding sequence ATGCAACGCTGGGTCCTGCACATCGATATGGATGCGTTTTTCGCCTCCGTGGAGCAGCTGACCCGACCAACCTTGCGAGGGCGACCTGTGGTGGTTGGGGGAGTAGACGGGCGAGGAGTGGTCGCTGGGGCGTCCTACGAGGCGCGTACGTTTGGGGTACGTTCAGCAACACCCATGCACCAGGCAAAGGCGCTGATTGGGTTGTCGGCGGTGGTGGTGCGGCCGCGGATGGTTGTGTACAAGGCGGCGTCGAAACGCGTGTTTGAGCTGGTGGCGCGGCATGCAGGCGTGATTGAACAGCTATCCGTGGACGAGGCGTTCATGGAGCCCACTGCGCTCATCGGTGCCACCGAAAATGAGGTGCGGGAGTGGGGAGAAGGGTTGCGGCGGCTGATTCGGGAAGAAACCGGACTGACCTCCTCCATCGGGGCAGGGTCCGGTAAACAATACGCCAAAATTGCCTCCGGGCAGGCAAAACCCGACGGGGTGTTTGTGGTGCCCCGCGCGCGGGAACACGAGCTGCTCGACCCTCTGCCCGTGCGCAAACTCTGGGGCATCGGCCCTGTCGCGGAGACAAAACTGCAGCGCATCGGCGTGGCTACCATCGGGGACTTTGCCAAGCTCAGCGGCGTGGAAGTGGACATGACGCTTGGTTCGACCGTGGGGCGGGCGCTCTGGCAGCTCGCGAAAGGCCACGACGATCGGCCTGTGGAACCCCGCGCGATTGCCAAGCAAATCTCCGCCGAGCACACATACTCGAAGGACCTCACTACCGTCGCGGATATCGACGCCGCGATCGACCGCGCCGCTAGCGGTGCCTACCGGCGCCTGCTTACCGACGGCCGTGGCGCGCGTACCGTCACCCTTAAACTCAAGATGGCGGACTTTCGCATCGAATCCCGCTCACAATCCCTGCTCTACGCCACCGACGACGAAGCAACCCTGCGGGCCATGGCTCACAAACTCGCGCGCTACCCTGACGAAACCGGACCAGTGCGGCTTGTCGGCGTGGGATTCAGCAACCTCGAAGCCGCCCGCCAAAACGTGCTGTTTCCCGAACTTGACCAACAGGTCAGCACACCTGAGGTGGATTCTGACTACGAAACTGGAGTACGTGCACACAACCACGATGAGGTCGTAGAAATAACAGAACCTTCCGTGGCGGCGCAGTGGTTTAACACCCAAGACGTATGGCACCCCGAGTATGGGCACGGCTGGGTTCAAGGTGCAGGGCACGGTATTGTGTCCGTGCGTTTTGAAACCCGCACCACCGAACGCGGAATCACCCGCACTTTTCCCGACGATGACCCCGATCTCATTGCCGCAGACCCCCTGAATAGCCTCGAATGGGCCGATTGGTTTGAAAAACAAATATAG